From Nicotiana tabacum cultivar K326 chromosome 22, ASM71507v2, whole genome shotgun sequence, one genomic window encodes:
- the LOC107796763 gene encoding transcription factor MYB1R1 has protein sequence MSSACCDESSAEVVAGGGVGGEIMLFGVRVKVDPMRKSVSLNNLSQYEQPNANNSADTSKVAEEGYASADDAVQHHSNSGRERKRGVPWTEEEHKLFLLGLQKVGKGDWRGISRNFVKTRTPTQVASHAQKYFLRRSNLNRRRRRSSLFDITTDSVSAMPIEEGKNKQEIPVPPVVASSPTLPTTIEATKTNAFPVAPIMLPAQIDQSRESPTLLQRNQVNSYTPVRPLPMLSMPNPSTVFDLNVNQISEVEPLSLRLSLSLDQGQASSTRHHSAFKVMPSFSNGESIISVA, from the exons ATGTCGAGCGCGTGTTGCGATGAATCGTCGGCGGAGGTAGTGGCCGGCGGCGGTGTAGGAGGAGAAATCATGCTGTTTGGTGTGAGAGTAAAAGTGGATCCTATGAGGAAGAGCGTCAGTTTGAACAATCTCTCACAGTACGAACAGCCAAATGCTAACAACAGCGCTGATACATCTAAAGTGGCTGAGGAAGGATATGCCTCTGCAGATGACGCTGTTCAACACCACTCCAACAGCGGTCGCGAGCGTAAGCGAG GAGTACCATGGACGGAGGAAGAGCACAAGTTATTCCTATTAGGATTGCAGAAAGTGGGGAAAGGAGACTGGAGAGGAATCTCTAGAAACTTCGTAAAGACACGTACACCGACACAGGTTGCAAGTCATGCTCAGAAGTACTTCCTCCGACGAAGCAACCTCAACCGTCGTCGCCGCCGATCTAGCCTCTTTGATATCACCACTGACTCG GTATCAGCTATGCCAATAGAAGAGGGAAAAAATAAGCAAGAAATCCCAGTTCCACCAGTTGTAGCATCATCACCAACATTGCCTACTACTATAGAGGCTACCAAAACCAATGCATTTCCAGTGGCACCTATCATGTTACCAGCACAGATTGATCAGTCAAGAGAAAGTCCAACTCTGTTGCAACGAAATCAAGTGAATTCGTATACGCCAGTTCGCCCTCTTCCTATGCTTTCAATGCCCAATCCATCAACAGTATTTGACCTTAACGTGAACCAGATCTCAGAAGTCGAACCATTGTCACTGAGATTATCCTTGTCACTTGATCAGGGACAAGCATCATCTACTAGACACCACTCGGCATTTAAAGTAATGCCAAGCTTCAGTAATGGAGAGAGCATCATTAGTGTGGCATGA